Proteins from a genomic interval of Paenibacillus sp. RC334:
- a CDS encoding N-acyl-D-glucosamine 2-epimerase, whose amino-acid sequence MSYNGNDGTQSTGSITLTGKIKPWALSGPSIQIDPLFPYYANRSLDSIADEIALAGYRTVHYFVVRENEVDGALVAAFQRREIAVWAMVLGNGSFGVSQLPPEWKGWRMELLREPNDGFQRLSHFAQEYVEWKKKAAARLVTDIPFDGFEVAEPYFPEWNGLRSGVYGDIGPHARRAFRERSGEDIPDFRDKHTRNYYRKVPELYAQWVDLRVDAVNALIGELVNGAGGVRDVRPDICVATWSLAVNGRGDVPGQLREWQGLDAVAMIRCVAPDMHVLQTHWPDWMRRRLPPHYIGGYARIAQGIRAAYPNLPLGVQADIGSLASMVRDREWTRQFGATALEGGYDAWTAYEYHLGGYMYDEPPIPLCAERSTADDEVVVSFSKRIATPSVNELRVWSRESAADATGDLIRTGRNDSLRPLELVDAAADGNRLLLRIRNLPPRAFSLRLEGVQDTPKLWLLKGRKAHRNLPEHEVPVP is encoded by the coding sequence TTGAGCTATAACGGTAATGACGGGACACAATCAACAGGATCTATAACTTTGACCGGAAAAATAAAGCCATGGGCGCTGAGCGGCCCCAGTATTCAAATAGATCCGTTGTTTCCCTATTACGCCAACCGTTCGCTGGACAGTATAGCCGATGAAATCGCCCTTGCAGGCTACCGGACCGTTCATTATTTTGTTGTGCGTGAAAATGAAGTAGATGGAGCGCTCGTTGCGGCCTTTCAACGCAGGGAAATCGCGGTATGGGCGATGGTGCTTGGCAATGGTTCCTTCGGTGTGTCACAGCTGCCGCCAGAGTGGAAGGGATGGCGCATGGAACTGCTGCGCGAACCGAATGACGGGTTTCAGCGGCTTTCGCATTTTGCACAGGAATACGTAGAGTGGAAAAAGAAAGCCGCTGCCCGGCTGGTCACCGACATTCCGTTTGACGGGTTCGAGGTGGCAGAGCCTTATTTTCCCGAATGGAACGGGCTGCGCAGTGGAGTGTACGGGGATATTGGCCCGCATGCCCGGCGGGCCTTCCGCGAGCGCAGCGGTGAGGACATTCCGGATTTCCGCGACAAGCATACGCGGAATTACTACCGGAAGGTCCCGGAGCTGTACGCGCAGTGGGTCGATCTGCGCGTGGACGCCGTGAACGCGCTGATCGGCGAGCTGGTGAACGGCGCAGGCGGCGTGCGTGATGTCCGGCCGGACATCTGCGTAGCGACGTGGTCGCTGGCCGTGAACGGGCGCGGCGATGTGCCCGGCCAGCTACGGGAATGGCAGGGGCTGGACGCAGTAGCGATGATCCGATGCGTAGCCCCGGATATGCATGTGCTCCAGACCCATTGGCCGGACTGGATGCGTCGTCGCCTGCCGCCGCATTATATTGGCGGCTACGCCCGCATAGCGCAGGGGATACGCGCCGCTTATCCGAATCTGCCCCTCGGGGTGCAGGCGGATATCGGTTCACTCGCGAGTATGGTTCGGGACCGCGAATGGACCCGGCAGTTCGGGGCTACCGCCCTGGAGGGCGGTTATGACGCCTGGACCGCCTACGAATACCATCTGGGCGGCTATATGTACGATGAGCCGCCCATCCCGCTTTGTGCGGAAAGATCGACCGCAGATGATGAGGTGGTCGTTTCTTTCAGCAAGCGGATTGCCACGCCGTCTGTGAATGAGCTGCGTGTCTGGAGCCGGGAGAGTGCGGCTGATGCCACGGGCGATCTGATTCGCACAGGCAGGAACGATTCACTGAGGCCATTAGAGCTTGTGGACGCAGCGGCAGACGGTAACCGTCTGCTGCTACGTATACGTAATTTGCCGCCGAGGGCGTTCAGTTTGAGACTTGAAGGGGTACAGGATACACCGAAGCTATGGCTGCTCAAGGGAAGGAAGGCACACCGCAATCTGCCGGAGCATGAAGTGCCAGTTCCTTAA
- a CDS encoding 5'-3' exonuclease gives MKNFNPTHVICCWDMGRSTFRTKSYSQYKQNRLEAPLELLPQFDLVKEVVAEMGVPNIGLAGYEADDCIGTISNKLQEDSEVFILTGDHDMLQLITEKVKLIIMNKGRSNYTVYDLETLFIVRQLTPSQVIDLKAFMGDSSDNYSGVKGIGEKTALKLLNEYGSVEGCLECFEMLPASIEK, from the coding sequence ATTAAAAATTTTAACCCAACGCATGTCATTTGTTGTTGGGATATGGGTAGAAGTACTTTTCGTACCAAGAGCTACAGCCAATACAAACAAAATCGTTTGGAAGCTCCACTTGAACTTCTGCCACAATTCGACTTAGTCAAAGAAGTAGTGGCTGAAATGGGTGTACCCAATATTGGCTTAGCAGGGTACGAAGCGGATGATTGTATTGGTACTATATCAAATAAGCTTCAGGAGGATTCTGAGGTGTTTATCTTAACCGGAGACCATGACATGCTTCAGTTGATTACTGAAAAGGTGAAATTAATAATTATGAATAAGGGAAGATCAAATTACACTGTGTATGATTTAGAGACACTTTTTATTGTAAGGCAATTAACTCCTTCACAGGTGATAGATTTAAAGGCGTTTATGGGAGATTCTAGTGATAATTACTCTGGGGTTAAAGGTATAGGTGAAAAGACTGCCCTTAAGCTGTTGAATGAGTATGGATCTGTTGAAGGCTGTCTCGAATGTTTTGAGATGCTTCCAGCAAGTATCGAGAAGTAA